CTCTTACACAGGGCTTCGCGGCTGAGCAGGATGGTGATCACCGGTCGCCAGCAAGGCCAGGCGGACAGCAGCTCCGCCGGCCCGATCCGGTCCTCATCCGCTCGACCCGATTCGGGGGCATCGCCATGTCCAGCACCACCCGCCGTCTCACCATCACGATTGCTTCGCTCCTGCTCTCCGGTGCCGCGGTGGTACCGACCTCAGCGGCTGTTGCCGAAGCGACGTCGGCAGGTCTGAGCGGTGTGGCACCGGTGGCTGCGACCTCCCCGGCTGCCAACGGCATCGGCTGGGACTGACCCGCACGTTTCTCGTCCACTCGATGCTCCTCGGGGTGCTCGCGGGGGAGAAGAGGACGCCCGGGACGCACGGCCGAGGCCGCCCGCCGTGAGGACGCGTTGTGGGCGCGCGGGGCCCACCACCATGCACTTGAGTTCTGACCGCCGCGCCATCGCAGCGACCAACCACCATACGAGGAACGGGAGACCGTCATGCCCGAACGCAATCGAGGGCGCGCCGCAGCGGCCATTGTCGCCACGTCACTTCTCGCTGTCGCCACGCCTTTCGCCTTTGCGGGATCGGCATCAGCTGCGTCCGTGAGCACGTGGGAGAAGGTGGCTCAGTGCGAAAGCGGCGGGAACTGGAGCATCAACACCGGAAACGGCTACTACGGGGGCTCCAGTTCGCAGAGAGCACCTGGCTGGCGTACCACGGCGATATCTATGCCCAGTACCCCCACCAGGCGACCGAAAAGCAGCAGATCCTCATAGCCGAAGCGGTGCTGCGCAGCGCAGGTCCCGGCCAATGGGGCTGTTCCGCCCGGGCCGGACTCACCAACGATCACATCGATCCCTACCCGGCGCCCGGTCCGGTACCCGCGGCGGGCAACACGGTGCACCTGGTGGACCTGACACCGGATGGCGGACTGCACAACACGGAGGGCAACTACTCGGCCGGCGGGTGGAGCGGCTGGAGCGACATGGGCACCTCCGGTATCAAGCAGGTCACCAGTGCGTCGACCGGCTCGATCAATCGCATCTTCGCGATCGGCAGTGACAACCACGTCTACGAGAAGGACGGCAACTACGGAACCGGCCAGTGGTCCGGCTGGTTCCAGCCCGAGAGCAGCCCCACCGTCACCGCGATCTCCGCTTCGTCCTTCGGCAACACCGTGCACCTGACCGCGATCGGCACCGACGGGCAGTTGTACAACTCCGACGGTGCCTACCCCAACGGTGGCTGGAACGGCTGGACCGGCCACGGTGGTGCCAACCTCAAGCGCGTTGCCAGCGCGTCCACCGCCGACAACGTGAACCACGTCTTCGCCATCGACTCCAGCAACCGTCTTCAGGAGATCGACGCCAACTACGCGGCCGGCAGCTGGGGCAGCTGGGGGTGGCGGCCGGTGGTTTCACCGGCCAGGACGTCACCGCGTCGGCCTTCGGTGGCACCGTCCACCTGGACGCCATCGGGATGGACGGCAACCTCTACAACACTGAAGGCAACTACGACAGCTGGAGCTGGAGCGGCTGGTCGAACATGGGCGGCACCAACCTCAAGCGTGTCGCCAGCGCGACCTCCTCCTCACCGACGTCAACCACATCTTCGCGATCAACGGCAACAATCGCCTGGTCGAGATCGACGCGGACTACAACACCGGTAGCTGGAACACCTGGGCCGAGCCCGCCGGCGGTGCCGACTCCATCGGCGTCACCGCCGCCTTCACCAACTGACGCAGCCTGCAGGTCGAGTGCTGCCGTCCGCCGTGTCGCCCGACCAGAGCCGGTCGGGTGACACGGCGCGCCGTCAGGAGACGGCCGGCGCTGTGACCGGGAGTTCACCGGATCGCGGCATCGGTCGCGGGCGGCCCCGTGGCCTGGCCTGATGCCGACGGCATCCTCGCCCTGTGACTCCTCGCGTCCGCTTCCGAGACCGACCGGATCGCCGGTCCCACCGGCTGGGAAGTACCCGGGCGTCCCGACCCCTCGCCGCGTTCCACCGGTTCTCGTACAGTGCGCAGATGGGTGCCCGGCCGAGGGCGAAGAAGCCCAGTGTGCCGCCGATCGCGGCGGCCGAGGCGTCGTCGTCGAGGCCCAGCTTCTCGACGCCGAGGGCGTGCACGGTGAAGACGTAGCGATGCGGGCCATGGCCCGGCGGCGGGGCGGCGCCGCCGAAGTCCTTGGTCCCGTAGTCGTTGCGGCCATGGATCGCGCCGGGCGGCAGGCCCGGGAGGCTGCCGCTGCCTGCGCCTGCGGGAAGCTCGGTGACGCCGGCCGGGAGGTCGAGGAGCGCCCAGTGCCACCAGCCGCTGCCGGTGGGCGCGTCCGGGTCGAAACAGATCACCGCGAAGCTCCTGGTGTCGGGCGGGAAGCCCGACCAGCTCAGCTGCGGGGAGACGTTGCCGCCTTCGAGGACCTGGAGTGGGGAGAGCACGGCGCCATCGGTCATGGTTTCGCTGGTGGCGGCGAAGGAGGGGACGGCGCGCTGGAAGTCGTGCGGCATGGGTGGCCTGTTCATGGCGGGTCGGTCTCCCCGGTTGTGGCCGATACCGGGCGGACACTGGTTCAGTCGATGACGGACACGCCCGCATCGTTGAATACCCTGCTTACGCAAGGCTGTTCGATAAAGTGGAAACCGGAAAATGCGCCAGGGCTTCGGTCGCGGCCCGACCCGCCGGAACGCTCGGCGAGCCCTCCCCGTCGGTGTCGACGGGGAGGGCTCGCCGAGCGTTCCGGCTTCGGCTCCGACGGAATCCGAACGCCGCCGATCACTCGAACGGGTGAGGAACGCAAGGGCGAGTTACTGGCTCCTTATCGTCGAACCCCGCGACTGGGCGGGGGCTTCCGGCCGGACGTACCCATCGCGGCGGCACGGCAGGCAGGAAGCGTGCACGGAGGAGGAGCCGATCCGATGGACTGTTCACATGCCGGCCTGCACCCGGCCCGATGTGCGCCGCCCCGCCTGTGGGGGCGAATCCGGGCCCGTCACCACCGTTAGCCTGAAAGGGTGACACTCCAGCCGCCGCGCCCGCTGACCACCGAGGGCGCCCGCGCGCTCCACGCGATGACAGGTGCTGAGACCGCACCAGGGTTGACGGAGTGTGAACTCGATGGCGTGGAGGAGCGGTACGGCTTCCGATTCGCCGCCGACCACCGGGTCTTCCTCGCCGCAGGGCTTCCGTTGGGCGGTGGCTGGCCAGACTGGCGGGGCGGCGATCCGGCACGGCTGCGCGGCATGCTCGACTGGCCGGTCGAGGGCACCCTCTTCGACGTCGAGCACAACAGCTTCTGGCATCCCCGCTGGGGCGTCCGTCCGGAGGCGACCGCCGAGAGGCTGGACGTCGCGCGGGTCCGGCTCGCCGACGTCCCACAACTGGTCCCCGTCTACGGCCACCGCTACCTGCCCGGCACGCCGGGGCAGTTCGGGCATCCGGTGCTGTCGGTCCACCAGACCGACATCATCTACTACGGTGCCGACCTCGCCGACTACGTCCGGCACGAGTTCACCGGCCTGCCCGCACAGCTCGGCTCCGCACGCTCCACTGTGGACTTCTGGTCCTACGTGCTCGGTGAGAACAACGGGGCGGACCCCACGTTCACCTGCACCACCCCGCACGACCAGTACGCCACCGATGCCGGGGAGGCCCTCGCCCACCTGCGGATGCTCGCGCTGGAGCGACGGCTGGGCCGCCAGGTCGACGACGCCACCCTGATCGCCACGGCGCTGACGGCCCTCGTCCTCGACGTCGACACGCCCGCGCTGCGCCTGCTGGCCGGGCTCTCCGGGGCGGAGGAGGCACGGGCCGCCGACCTGTTCGGGCAGGTGCTGGACGAGCTCGGCCCGGCGGGCGACCTCCCCGCCGACGAGGCGGGGATCCGTTGGGAGCTGGCCCGCTGGTGGCTGGAGCTCGTCGCCGGCGGCACCGTACGCCCGGCGCTCGGCGCCGATCTCATCGCCCAGGAGGCCTGGGCGGCACTCGGGCACCCGCAGCCTCTGTTGCGGATCTCCGCCGAGGGGGTCCGTCACGAGGAGTGGACGCCGGAGGCCGGTGGAACGCGCGAGGCCATCGCCGCCGCGATCGTCGCGGAGGCCCGGCGGCTCCTTGCGGGCCCCTGGCCGCCCACCTCGTGAGGCACGGCCCGGTACCCTCCGGCCCGGGTGAGCCCCGGCCGGGCCTACACCTGCCGACCGACCCTGCTCGACCTGCGCGCCTGCTCGGCCCACGCCCCCGTCCGACCTGCCGACCCTGCTCGACCGTTGCTCAGCCCGGCGGCTGCTCCCGGTCCGGCCGTCCTCGGTCCAACTGCTCCGGGCCCTGCGGCTCCTCCGCCTGCCGTCCCCAGCGCTGGGCCAGGACGGTGCAGACCATCAGCTGGATCTGGTGGAAGAGCATCAGCGGCAGCACGGTGATGCCGACCAGGGGCGCCGGGAACAGGATCGTTGCCAGCGGGAGGCCGTTGGCGAGCGACTTCTTGGATCCGCAGAGCCGGATGGTGACCCGATCGGCCCGGTCGAACCCCAGCCGCCGGGAGGCCGCGCCGCTGAACGCGAGAACGACGGCCAGCAGCACGGCGCAGATCACCACCAGCCAGATCAACTGGCCGGCCGTCACCCTGCTCCAGACGCCGTCGACCACGCCCTCGCCGAAGGCGGCGTAGACGATCAGCAGGATCGAGCCGCGGTCGACCACCCGGGTCACCGTGCGGTGCCGGACGATCCAGGGGCCCATCCACGGCCGGAGCAGCTGGCCGGCGGCGAACGGGACCAGGAGCTGGAGCACCACGTCCAGCACCTGGCCGCCGCTGACGTGCACGGCCGAGCTCCCGGTCAGCAGCCAGGCGGCCAGCAGCGGGGTGAGCACGATGCCGAGCAGGCTGGAGAAGGTGGCGGCGCAGATCGCCGCCGCCACGTTGCCGCGGGCCATCGAGGTGAACGCGATCGACGACTGGACGGTCGACGGCAGCAGCGTGAGGAACAGCACGCCCCCGGCGAGTTGGGGCGACAGTACGGCGGGTGGCAGCAGCCCTGCCGCCTCGCCCAGCAGCGGGAACAGGACGAAGGTGCATCCGATGATCAGGAGGTGCAGTCGCCAGTTCCGGGCGCCGGCCAGGGCCTCGGCGGGCGAGAGGCGTGCGCCGTAGAGGAAGAAGAGCAGTCCGACGGCGATCTTCACGGCGGCTGCGACCGCGTCGGCGGCGGCTCCGCGGGCGGGCAGCACGGTGGCCAGGCCGACCGTGGCCAGCAGGAGCAGGAGGTAGCCGTCGATGCCGATCCGGTGCAGGGCACGGTCGAGGGTGCGGGCTGCACGGCGGATCCGGGGCGGACGGGGCATACCGTCGATCATGCGACGCGCACCGTGGTCCTGCTGACAGGCAGGGGCCCACCACAGCCGTGGCGGGCCCCCTTGGTACTGCGCGTCGTGCTCTGGTGGCGGCCCGGTGCGCCGCCGGCGGACCCGAAGGTCCCGAGCGATCAGATCATCAGAGGATGGTCAGACAGCGGTGACGTTCTCCGCCTGCGGGCCCTTCGGGCCCTGGGTGACGTCGAAGGTGACCGCCTGGTTCTCCTCCAGCGAGCGGAAACCGTTCGCGTTGATGGCGGAGTAGTGGACGAAGACGTCGGGGCCGCCGCCCTCCTGGGCGATGAAGCCGAAGCCCTTCTCAGCGTTGAACCACTTGACGGTTCCCTGAGCCATGCCGTTCTCCTTGCGAGGGACGTATTGGAGGGCACACCGCGTGACCTCCGGTCCGCTGCGCTGATCGCCCCGCCTCCGGAGTGGTCCGGATTTTTCGCACAGTGCTCAATCAATGCTCAATTGATGCTGTAACTGCTGAAAAACTACGAAAAGCCCGCGGTCACATGCTCCGCAGGCTTCAAGTACTGCAAGGGGAATCAAACTGCAACTGGGGGAGACGTTAGCACGCGGTGGCGGCCCCGACCAGGGGTGACTGAAGGGCACATCGGTGTGTCGCACGGCTGGTGTCGGAGGCCGGGATCGGCAGGCATACCCTGCGAGGAGAGTACGAACAGCAGAGGGAGCACGCGGTGACCGGTCGGGACGAGAGCAGCTCGGTGGCAGTCAGGCCCCGGGTCGGACATATTCAGTTCCTCAACTGTTTGCCCCTCTACTGGGGCCTGGCCCGGACCGGCACCCTCCTCGATCTCGACCTGACCAAGGACACCCCCGAGAAGCTCAGCGACCTGCTGGTCGGCGGCGCCCTCGACATCGGCCCGATCACCTGTGTGGAGTACCTGCGGCACGCGGACGAACTGGTCGTGCTCCCCGACATCGCCGTCGGCAGCGACGGCCCGGTGATGTCCTGCGTGATCGTCAGCAAGGTCCCGCTCGCCGAGCTGGACGGCCGCCCGGTCGCACTCGGCTCCACCAGCCGTACCTCCGTCCGCCTCGCCCGGCTGCTCCTGGAGGAGCGCGAGGGCGTCAGCCCGGAGTACTTCTCCTGTCCGCCGGATCTGGACGCCATGCTGGCCTCCGCCGACGCCGCGGTGCTGATCGGCGACCCGGCCCTGCGCGCCTCGCTGGAGCAGGCACCGCGCCAGGGCCTGGCCGTCCACGACCTGGGTGCGATGTGGAAGGAGTGGACGGGCCTGCCGTTCGTCTTCGCGGTCTGGGCCGCCCGCCGCGACTACGTCGAGCGGCACCCGGAGATGACCGCGGCCGTCCACCGGGCCTTCCTGGAGTCCCGCGATCTGTCGCTCATGGAGGCGGCCAAGGTCGCCGAGCAGGCGTCCCGCTGGGAGTCCTTCGACGCCCCGCTGCTCGAGCAGTACTTCACCGAGGCGCTGGACTACTCGCTCGGCGAGCGCCAGCTCGCGGGCATCGCCGAGTTCGCCCGCCGGGTCGGCCACACCTCCGGCTTCGCACCGGATGTGGCCGTCCGTCTGCTCCAGCCCGTGGGCTGACCCTTCCGTCCCCGACCTCGACCTCGGCCTCGTCCCGCTCCCGTCCCCGACCGTCGCCCCGCCTCGTCCCTTTCCCGCCCGGGCCGACAGGGGGGTCGGGAAACAGGGCCGACGCTGCCCGCGGGGCCGGGCCCGGCGCGGTACTGTCCGGCGGGAGACCGGGTACCGGAGGCGCGGCACCGCGAACGGGGGCGCAATGGAAGCACTGGGTGGTTCGGATCCACGGCAGGTCGGCGCGTACCGGCTGCTCGGCCGGCTCGGCGCGGGCGGCATGGGCCGGGTCTACCTCGGCCGCACCGCGGGCGGCCGCACGGTGGCCGTGAAGGTGGTGCGCGGCGAGCTCGCGGACGACGCCGAGTTCCGAGCCCGGTTCCGTCAGGAGGTGGCCGCCGCACGGCTGGTCGGCGGGCGCTGGACGGCACCGGTGCTGGACGCCGACACCGAGGCCGACCCGCCCTGGGTGGCGTCCGGCTACGTGGCCGGCCCCTCGCTCGACGCCGCCGTCCGACGGCACGGCCCGCTGCCCGTGGCGTCCGTGCACGCCCTCGGTGCGGCACTCGCCGAGGCGCTCGGTCAGGTGCACGGTCTCGGCCTGATCCACCGGGACGTCAAGCCCTCCAACGTGCTGCTGGCCCTGGACGGGCCGCGCCTGATCGACTTCGGCATCGCCCGCGCCCTGGACGCCGCGACCGCGCTCACCCGTTCCGGCTACGTGGTCGGCTCGCCCGGCTACCTCTCGCCCGAGCAGGCGGCGGGCGAGACGGCCGGGCCGTTCGGCGACGTCTTCTCGCTCGGCGCGGTGCTCGCCTTCGCGGCGAGCGGCGTCCCGCCGTTCGGGGAGGGCGTCAGCGCGGCCGTCCTGCTGTACCGGGTGCTGCACGAGGAGCCGGACCTCCGCGGGCTCACGGGCCCGCTGCACGACGCCGTCCGGGCCTGCCTGGCCAAGTCGGCCGCCGACCGTCCCTCCCCGGACGGCCTGCGCGCCCTGCTCGCCCCGGACGCCGCCCCGCTCGCCGACGGTGGCTGGCTGCCGCCCGCGGTCTCCGCCGCGGTCGCCCGCAGCGCGGTCGACCTGCTGGACCTGGAGGCCCACGACCCCGGCCCCACGGCGGTACCGGTCCCCGGTCCCGTCCCCGCCGCGGACGCTCCCGCCGTCCGGCTTCCCGGCGCGGGCCCGGACCGCTCGCCGACCGAGGTGGACCGTCCCGCCGACCGCGTCCCCCCTCACCCTCCCGGCCCCGCCCCCAGTCCCGGCCCGGATCCGGGCACACCGGCCGGGACCGGCCCGGTGCCGCCCGCCCGGCGGCGCGGCCGGCGCCTGCTCGTCCCGCTGCTCGCCGTGGCCCTGCTGGCGGCGGGTGTCCTCGTCTGGGAGGCCCCGTGGGGCGGCACACCCGACGGGCGCAGCCAGGACGGCACCCGCGCCTCCGGCACGTCGGGCATGCCGTCCGCGCAGCAGCCCGGCTCGGCCACCGGTGCCCGGCCGTCCTCCCCGGCGTCCCCGGCCGCATCCGCCTCCGCTTCCGCTTCCGCCTCCGCGTCCGGCACCGCCGGCGGCAGCCTCCCGGTCGGCTACCTCGGCACCTGGAGGGGCACCATCACCACGAAGATCGCCCCGCTGCCGAGCACCTTCCAGGTCGAGTTCACCGCCGGCCGGGTGGGCCAGGTGGTCGGACGGACGGCCAACGCCTCGGCCTTCGACGACACGGTCTGCCGCGGCGAGCTGACCCTGATCACGGTCGGTCCGGACCGGATCGAGCTGCAGGAGCGGCCGGTGGGCAGCGATCCGGCCTGCACCGGCGTGCCGGAGAAGCAGACCTACACACCCAACGGCGCCGGTGTGCTGCACCTGCGGGTCACCGAGGCGCCGCTGGGCTCGGACCCGTCCGGCGACCTGCTGAAGCAGGGGTGATCGGTCGGGGAAAAGCCCTGGCGTAGGCTGGTTCGGTCATTCCGGCCGAGCTTTCCCCACCCGGCCGCGGCGACCCGACGTTGGACAGAAAGAAGGCCCGCCAGGTGTCCGAGCAGACCCTCCCTTCGACCGGGGGCGCCCCCATCGCCACCGACCTGCAGGCCGTTCTCGACCGCGCGGCCGCCGGTGGCCGGATCACCCCCGACGAGGCGCTGGAGCTCTACCGCTCCGCGCCGCTGCACGCGCTGGGCTCGGCCGCGGACGCGGTGCGCCGGCGCCGCTACGCCGGCGTCGAGCACATCGCGACGTACATCATCGAACGGAACATCAACTACACCAACGTGTGTGTGACGGCGTGCAAGTTCTGCGCGTTCTACGTCGCGCCGAAGAGCGACAAGGGCTGGTCGCGGGACCTGGAGGAGATCCTCCGCCGCTGCGCCGAGACCGTCGAGCTGGGCGGCACGCAGATCATGTTCCAGGGCGGCCACCACCCGGACTACGGCGTCGAGTACTACGAGCAGGCGTTCTCCGCGATCAAGGCGGACTTCCCGCAGCTGGTGATCCACTCGCTGGGTGCCTCCGAGGTCGAGCACATGGCCCGGATCTCCAAGGTCTCGGTCGAGGAGGCGATCACCCGGATCCACCGGGCCGGCCTGGACTCCTTCGCCGGGGCCGGCGCCGAGCTGCTGCCGGAGCGTCCGCGCAAGGCGATCGCGCCGCTGAAGGAGTCCGGCGAGCGCTGGCTGGAGATCATGGAGACCGCGCACGGCCTCGGCGTCGAGTCGACCTCCACGATGCTGATGGGCACCGGCGAGACCAACGCCGAGCGGATCGAGCACCTGCGGATGATCCGCGACGTGCAGGACCGCACCGGCGGCTTCCGAGCGTTCATCCCGTACACGTACCAGCCGCAGAACAACCACCTGAAGGGCTCGACGCAGGCCACCGTCTTCGAATACCTGCGGATGATCTCGATCGCCCGGCTGTTCCTCGACAACGTGGCCCACATCCAGGGCTCCTGGCTGACCACCGGCAAGGAGGCCGGCCAGCTGTCGCTGCACTACGGCGCGGACGACCTCGGTTCGGTGATGCTGGAGGAGAACGTCGTCTCGGCGGCCGGTGCCAAGCACCGCTCCAACCTCACCGAGCTGATCCACCTGATCCGGGCGGCCGGCCGGGTCCCGGCCCAGCGCTCCACCACCTACGAGCACCTGCGGGTGCTGGACGACCCGGCGAACGACCCGGTCGACCCGCGGGTGGCCTCGCACATCGCCTCCACCGCCATCGAGGGCGGCACCGCCCACCCGGAGCTGAAGATCCTCTCCGCCAGCTGATGCTGACCCTGCATCGCGGCACGCTGCTCGTCCGCGACCCCGCCGCCCCGTCGATCGCCGACGGGGCGGTGCTGGTCGACGGCGACCGGATCGCCGCTCTCGGTCCGTACCCGGAGCTGGCCCGTGCGGCGGGTGGTGCCCGGGTCCGGGAGTGGCCCGGGCTGATCGCCCCGGGCCTGGCCAATCCGGCCGGAGCCCGGCTGCTGGAGACGCTCTACCACCCCGACCCGCGCGAGGAGCTGGGCACCGGGCCGCTGGCCGTCGCGGTGCCCGAGGCGCAGCTCGGCGGGTCGGCCCGCCGCGGCCTCCAGCGGATGCTGGGCTTCGGTACGACCGCGGTGGCCGGGCCGTTCACGCTGCCCGCGGTCCGGACGGCGGTGTCCCGCTCCGGGCTCGCCGTGCTGCCCGGGGTCGGGTCCGGGCCCGTGGCCGGGGCCGATGGCGGAGCCGGGGCCGAGGGCGGCCTCGACCCCTGGCGGGCCGGCGGCTGGCCGAGGCCGTGCACCGGGTGCTCGTCCCGGGCGGCCCGGCCGACCTCGCCGTGTTCGCGGCGGGTTCGGTCGAGGAACTGGAGGCCGCCGGGGCGGGCTGCTGCGTGGCGACCGTCCTGGGCGGCCGGTTGGTCTTCCGTCGCCGGTGAGGCGCGGATCGGGCCGCGGCCGGTGCCGGCCCGCACCCTGCCATGCACAACTCATACAAACTGATCACTTCTCGTCGTGACCTGAGGGCCCGCCAGCGGATACGATCCCGGACAGTCACTCAGGCATCGGCCCGATGACGCCTTCTCGCCACCGGGCCTCCGAACGGGAGCCCCGTCCGCAGCCAGGACAGGAACGATGCGACCCGCCACCGCCCCCGCCCCGCAGCCGAGCGGCTGGGACGGGGCTGGTACCTCGGGGCCGTGCTGAGCGCCGTGCTCGCGCTCGGCATGTGCCTGCTCGGCTGGCGCCAGGCCGATCAGGCGGACCGGATCACCGCCAACCCCGTCCGCGTCCAGGGCACCGTCATCCAGCTCCCCGGCGGCAGCGCCACCTACAGCGAGGTCGGCTACACCGCCGAGGGCCGCCGGCTCACCGCCGCGGACCTCGCGCTGCCCAGTGGCGCCCGGGTCGGCGGCGCGGTCTGCCTGGAGCACGCCGCCGACGACCCCTCCGCCGTCCGGGTCTGCGGCAACCGCTACCCGCAGCCGCTCGGCATCACCCTCGCCCGCACCAGCGTGCCGGTCGCCCTGCTCTGCCTCGGGCTGTGCCTCGTCCGGATCCTGCGCCACCGGCGGGCCCACCCGGCGGCGGCCGCCCGTCCACGGGTCGGCACCGGTGCCGTGTTCGCCGCCGAGGGCATGCCGGCCCTCACCCACGGCAAGCGCTCGCGCCGCCGCCGGGGCGGCCGCCGCGCCCTGCGCTGAGCCCGGCGCCGCAGCCCCCGGCAGCACGCCCGGGCCGTCCGCGGCACGACCTCCGCGGCCCGGCCCCCGCCACCCCGCCGCTCCGGCGCGCCCCTGGGTGCACGGGTGGCCCCGGTCCGCGCAACAATGGGGGCGTGACCCGAGCCTCCCTGGACAAGCAGCCCCACGAAGTCGCCGCCATGTTCGACGACGTCGCGGAGAAGTACGACCGCACCAACGACGTGCTCTCGCTCGGCCAGGCCCGGGCCTGGCGACGGGCGGTGGCCGACGCGGTCGCGGCCGAGCCGGGCCAGCTCATCCTCGACCTGGGCGCCGGCACCGGCACCTCCTCGCTGCCGTTCGCCGAGGCCGGTGCGAAGGTCGTGCCGTGCGACTTCTCGACCGGGATGCTCGCCGAGGGCAAGCGCCGCCACCCGGAGCTGCCGCTGACCGCGGGCGACGCCACCCGGCTCCCGTTCGCCGACGGCACCTTCGACACCGTCACCATCTCCTTCGCGCTGCGCAACGTCCAGGACACCGATGCCGGGCTGCGCGAGATGCACCGGGTCACCCGCCCCGGCGGCAAGATCGTCATCTGCGAGTTCTCCACCCCCACCTGGACCCCGTTCCGGACGGTCTACACCGAGTACCTGATGCGCGCCCTGCCGCCGGTCGCCACCGCGGTCAGCAGCAACCCGGACGCGTACGTCTACCTCGCCGAGTCGATCCGCTCCTGGCCCGACCAGCCCGCGCTGGCCGCCAAGCTCCAGCAGGCC
The Kitasatospora paranensis genome window above contains:
- a CDS encoding bile acid:sodium symporter family protein; the protein is MPRPPRIRRAARTLDRALHRIGIDGYLLLLLATVGLATVLPARGAAADAVAAAVKIAVGLLFFLYGARLSPAEALAGARNWRLHLLIIGCTFVLFPLLGEAAGLLPPAVLSPQLAGGVLFLTLLPSTVQSSIAFTSMARGNVAAAICAATFSSLLGIVLTPLLAAWLLTGSSAVHVSGGQVLDVVLQLLVPFAAGQLLRPWMGPWIVRHRTVTRVVDRGSILLIVYAAFGEGVVDGVWSRVTAGQLIWLVVICAVLLAVVLAFSGAASRRLGFDRADRVTIRLCGSKKSLANGLPLATILFPAPLVGITVLPLMLFHQIQLMVCTVLAQRWGRQAEEPQGPEQLDRGRPDREQPPG
- a CDS encoding cold-shock protein — encoded protein: MAQGTVKWFNAEKGFGFIAQEGGGPDVFVHYSAINANGFRSLEENQAVTFDVTQGPKGPQAENVTAV
- a CDS encoding menaquinone biosynthetic enzyme MqnA/MqnD family protein; its protein translation is MAVRPRVGHIQFLNCLPLYWGLARTGTLLDLDLTKDTPEKLSDLLVGGALDIGPITCVEYLRHADELVVLPDIAVGSDGPVMSCVIVSKVPLAELDGRPVALGSTSRTSVRLARLLLEEREGVSPEYFSCPPDLDAMLASADAAVLIGDPALRASLEQAPRQGLAVHDLGAMWKEWTGLPFVFAVWAARRDYVERHPEMTAAVHRAFLESRDLSLMEAAKVAEQASRWESFDAPLLEQYFTEALDYSLGERQLAGIAEFARRVGHTSGFAPDVAVRLLQPVG
- a CDS encoding serine/threonine-protein kinase; the encoded protein is MEALGGSDPRQVGAYRLLGRLGAGGMGRVYLGRTAGGRTVAVKVVRGELADDAEFRARFRQEVAAARLVGGRWTAPVLDADTEADPPWVASGYVAGPSLDAAVRRHGPLPVASVHALGAALAEALGQVHGLGLIHRDVKPSNVLLALDGPRLIDFGIARALDAATALTRSGYVVGSPGYLSPEQAAGETAGPFGDVFSLGAVLAFAASGVPPFGEGVSAAVLLYRVLHEEPDLRGLTGPLHDAVRACLAKSAADRPSPDGLRALLAPDAAPLADGGWLPPAVSAAVARSAVDLLDLEAHDPGPTAVPVPGPVPAADAPAVRLPGAGPDRSPTEVDRPADRVPPHPPGPAPSPGPDPGTPAGTGPVPPARRRGRRLLVPLLAVALLAAGVLVWEAPWGGTPDGRSQDGTRASGTSGMPSAQQPGSATGARPSSPASPAASASASASASASGTAGGSLPVGYLGTWRGTITTKIAPLPSTFQVEFTAGRVGQVVGRTANASAFDDTVCRGELTLITVGPDRIELQERPVGSDPACTGVPEKQTYTPNGAGVLHLRVTEAPLGSDPSGDLLKQG
- the mqnC gene encoding cyclic dehypoxanthinyl futalosine synthase, which codes for MATDLQAVLDRAAAGGRITPDEALELYRSAPLHALGSAADAVRRRRYAGVEHIATYIIERNINYTNVCVTACKFCAFYVAPKSDKGWSRDLEEILRRCAETVELGGTQIMFQGGHHPDYGVEYYEQAFSAIKADFPQLVIHSLGASEVEHMARISKVSVEEAITRIHRAGLDSFAGAGAELLPERPRKAIAPLKESGERWLEIMETAHGLGVESTSTMLMGTGETNAERIEHLRMIRDVQDRTGGFRAFIPYTYQPQNNHLKGSTQATVFEYLRMISIARLFLDNVAHIQGSWLTTGKEAGQLSLHYGADDLGSVMLEENVVSAAGAKHRSNLTELIHLIRAAGRVPAQRSTTYEHLRVLDDPANDPVDPRVASHIASTAIEGGTAHPELKILSAS
- a CDS encoding demethylmenaquinone methyltransferase; its protein translation is MTRASLDKQPHEVAAMFDDVAEKYDRTNDVLSLGQARAWRRAVADAVAAEPGQLILDLGAGTGTSSLPFAEAGAKVVPCDFSTGMLAEGKRRHPELPLTAGDATRLPFADGTFDTVTISFALRNVQDTDAGLREMHRVTRPGGKIVICEFSTPTWTPFRTVYTEYLMRALPPVATAVSSNPDAYVYLAESIRSWPDQPALAAKLQQAGWSKVAWRNLTGGIVALHRGFRA